In the Campylobacter concisus genome, TGCAGTCATACCGTCGCTCGCATCGACCACGCGCACGCAAACAGCATTTTCGTAAGTGCGGTTATCACCCATAACGCCAACAGAATTTACATTTAAAAGTACGCAGAATGCCTGCCAAGTTTTGTTGTACCAGCCAGTGCTCTTTAGCTCATCTCGCAAGATCACGTCCGCTTTGCGAAGTAGCTCTAGGCTTGGTTTATTTACCTCGCCCATTATGCGGATAGCAAGGCCCGGTCCCGGGAAAGGATGACGGAACACTAGATCACGGCTTAGTCCGAGCTCAAGACCAAGCTTTCTAACCTCGTCTTTAAAAATTTCTCTTAAAGGCTCTATTAGCTCAAATGTCATCCAGTCAGGCAAGCCACCAACGTTGTGGTGGCTCTTTATCGTTTTGCTTGAGCCAACTACGGAGCTTTCGATGATATCAGTATAAAGAGTACCTTGAGCTAGAAATTTCACATCGCCGTGCTTTTTAGCCTCTTTTTCAAAAATTTCTATAAAGGTCTCGCCTATAATCTTGCGTTTTTTCTCAGGATCTACTACACCAGCTAAGCGGCTAAGAAAGGTCTCGCTCGCGTCTATGCTAACTAGCTCAACGCCAAGCTTTGTTCTAAAAGTAGCCTCAACTTGCTCTTTTTCGTTTGTTCTAAGAAGCCCGTTATCAACAAAGACAAGGATCAAATTCTCAGGCACGGCGGCTGCTAAAAGTGCCGCAGTCACGGAGCTGTCCACGCCACCACTAACTGCGCAAAGCACCTTGTGAGTGCCTACTGTTTTTCTTATCTCTTCTATCTTGTTTTTAGCAAAGCTTCCCATGTTCCACGTGCTCTCGCAGCCGCAAATATATTTAGCAAAATTCTTTAAAATTTGCGTGCCATACTCGCTGTGTTGCACCTCTGCGTGAAACTGGATCGCATAAAATTTTCGTTTATCATCGCCAAAAGCACAATAAGGCGAATTTTCACTAATAGCGATCACTTTAAAGCCCTCTGGCAAGTCCTTTACGTAGTCACTATGACTCATCCATACGATTTGTTTTGAAGGTGTATCTTTAAATAGCGCATG is a window encoding:
- the guaA gene encoding glutamine-hydrolyzing GMP synthase codes for the protein MNNTIIVLDFGSQYTQLIARRLREEGVYTEILPFNAKLSEIKAKEPKGIILSGGPASVYAKDAYFCDNGVFELNIPILGVCYGMQLLAHTHGAEVLAADQKEYGKAELNVIKEHALFKDTPSKQIVWMSHSDYVKDLPEGFKVIAISENSPYCAFGDDKRKFYAIQFHAEVQHSEYGTQILKNFAKYICGCESTWNMGSFAKNKIEEIRKTVGTHKVLCAVSGGVDSSVTAALLAAAVPENLILVFVDNGLLRTNEKEQVEATFRTKLGVELVSIDASETFLSRLAGVVDPEKKRKIIGETFIEIFEKEAKKHGDVKFLAQGTLYTDIIESSVVGSSKTIKSHHNVGGLPDWMTFELIEPLREIFKDEVRKLGLELGLSRDLVFRHPFPGPGLAIRIMGEVNKPSLELLRKADVILRDELKSTGWYNKTWQAFCVLLNVNSVGVMGDNRTYENAVCVRVVDASDGMTASFSRLPYDLLENVSRRIINEVNGINRVVYDISSKPPATIEWE